AATGCGTGATCTTCCACGAGCCGCCGAACTGCGGGTATTCGTTCTTCAGCGTGTTGTACGTGTGCGGATCGCTGGTGATGATCTCGTTGAAGTCGCAGGTCGACAGGGTCTTGATGTTCTGCTCCACGAGCATCTCGAACAGGCCCTCCTCGCCGACGCGCCGAACGTCGTTGCCGGCGTTGCGCTCGCCGTCGTACAAGATGCCGAAATCGACGCCGGCGTCGTCCAGGATCGTGGCCAGCGAGCGAGCCAGCCCCTGCAAGCGCGGGTCGAAGGACATGTAGTCGCCGACGAACCACAGCACCCGCACCGGCTTCTTCCGTGCGTCCTTCACCGGGAACGGAAGCTCCTTCGCCCACTTGCCGCGCGTCCTGGCTGACTGACCGAACGAGTTGCCCTGCTGCGCGATGTTCTGGAGCGCGTCCTGAAGCGTCGGCTCGAGGTCACCCTCGTCCACGAGCGAGCGCCGGAGCTGGATGATCGTCGGCACGTGCTCGATCCCGACCGGGCACGCCTCCACGCACGCCATGCAGGTCGTGCAGGCCCACAGCGTTTCGGCCGGGATGATCCCCCCGGCGAGCTTCGCTCCGCTCGGCGCCGTGCCCGCACCATCGCCGTTGCCGTCCCCACCCCCCGGCGTGCCTTCGTCTGCGGCGCGCCGCTCCCAGTCCAGGAAAGGCCGCACGCGGGTCGCCTGCTCCGCGAACTGACGGA
The Actinomycetota bacterium genome window above contains:
- a CDS encoding (Fe-S)-binding protein, which gives rise to RASLGYQTLGDFTWKELLDFDACTKCGRCHEVCPARASGAPLSPRDLILDLRQFAEQATRVRPFLDWERRAADEGTPGGGDGNGDGAGTAPSGAKLAGGIIPAETLWACTTCMACVEACPVGIEHVPTIIQLRRSLVDEGDLEPTLQDALQNIAQQGNSFGQSARTRGKWAKELPFPVKDARKKPVRVLWFVGDYMSFDPRLQGLARSLATILDDAGVDFGILYDGERNAGNDVRRVGEEGLFEMLVEQNIKTLSTCDFNEIITSDPHTYNTLKNEYPQFGGSWKITHYTEFLLRLLERGLITPKRGMGIRATYHDPCYLARYNRVIDAPRDILGRLGVELVEMPRNRENTFCCGAGGGRIWMDDSTLAERPSEQRMKEASELGITHFVVACPKDVTMYRDAAKTTGFDDRITVVDIVELIEHVTREPETAGAVG